The Xiphophorus maculatus strain JP 163 A chromosome 7, X_maculatus-5.0-male, whole genome shotgun sequence region ttaagtTAGCTGAATGGGCTACTGCAGTAAACAGTTTGACCACTGATTCTACAAAATCATTTTAGCAGCACCATAAATTCTAACTGAGACTTTTCCTAAGACAATTTTTGCCTTTGGCTGTGTGTTTATATACAAACCCCGCCACATTTATCAACATCCGTGTTAAAGTTGTGcgaaaaatcttaaaataagctcctctTGCATTGCTGTGCTATTAccctgtaaaagaaaatgctgctgttCTCTAAAAGCGGACTactaaaactttaacaaaccCATCATCGTTCTCCTCACTGAAATCGTTCTTCCATCTCACCTACTGTAGAGATGGAAAGATACATTTGGTTTTAAACATTGTAATTATTGCTCCATATGTGCACAAGCTTTGTGGTAGTTTCCTTTATAGCAAATGACTCACAAAGAACAACTTACTTTAAAAATTCTCTCATCTTATTAATTTTGAACAGCAGCAGGGAGAAATTTACCTCTGTACCACATCCCATTTTCACCTATTGTAGAGAAATTCTGGCCTAAGCTGTCACCTTGGGACTTTTTGTCACCTCACTTCTATTCACCAGGGAAACAGGAAGGTTTGGCTTACTAATTAGAAGTACCTACACACTCTGATTAACTTTGGAAACTAattacaagtttaaaaaaatgtttcaggtactttttttttatttttttatttttaagggtACCTGGATTTGtggaaatgtgaattttgttttaaaaaaatcacaactttgcatgttttcccttcaactgaaaaaaaataacagaagtttgatatttttttcccatatCGCAAGTTTATAtagctgcaataaaagattatGTATGTTTACACATCCTTCCAGGAGCATTAGAAGTGGTAATATATGCAGATTGTCTATATATATggttaaacacacacacgcatgtacgcatatatatatatatatatatatatatatatatatatatatatatatatatatatatatatatatatatatatatatatatatatatatatatatataggtgtgtgtgtgtgtgtgtgtgtgtgttaatattGCAAAATGTATATCTAAAACCATCTtgacaatcagaaaaaaagcatgTATCAGCAAGGTCCTGTTGCTGAGGTGCTTCATCAATGTATATGATTGTAAATTGCACTTGTAAATGATTGCAAAATTCAGTTAATATAgcatatttaatattcaaagtGATCCAGTGCTTCATTAAGTTTTTAGCCTATTACCGAAAAAATAAATGGACATAAGCTCTACATGTatgaaacaagacaaacaacatCAAAACCAATACAGTGTCTCTATCTGTTTTTAACTCTTGTAATAACAcgtcaaaaaatatttttactatgttatttagtgtgatttatatatttattgtaggaatctatctatctatctatctatctatctatctatctatctatctatctatctatctatctatctatctatctatctatctatctatctatctatctatctatctatctatctatctatctatctatctatctatctatctatctatctatctatctatctatctatctatctatctatctataaaaTCTCAAAACCACACTTGTTGATTTGCAGCCCCCAGCGGGCTCCTGGCCCCAGCGTTGGACGCCACTGCCATAATAAGCTAAAAGTAACCCTAATGGCTTACCAAACCCTTAACTGAAATGGAGTCTATTTATCATTCCCTTTTTGGACACAGCCCAAGACAAATCCAAGGAAAGATATAAATTAGCAGAAAGTTGACTGACCAGCACCTGGCTGTCTCCTCCAGACTCAAACCTCCGTGTGTCCATGTTCATTTTCTCTCCGACGCCCTGTAAAAATCGAGGCGACCCGGTGAAACAAAACCCCCCACTTTATGACTGAGGTTGCATGTGTACACCGAGGCAGTGGTTTGTGTTGTTTggtcttagaaaaaaaaaaatgaagaaatgtttcaGCACAGCTCTCTGGCGCGCGCCTCAAGGTTACAACATGCAAAGGGGGGTCCATTAGGCACGAGAGACGCGCGCGAACaccttcttttttgtttgcttttgtttttgcccGAATCTGATAGTTTCGATTCAAGCCCAGGCTGCTCCAAATTACATGAATATATTGTccagcaaataataataattgtacgtacaaaataatattgtaatttaatcaaatctTCTCCTTTTTGTTCTATTCCATCACTAAACGCGGCTTTTTCGTGagtgtttttatactttttccCACCATCAAATTGTCGCATCTTTACCTGAAAGCAGGAACTCCGAGCACCGaccacataaacacacaaacttcTCTTTCAGCAGAGCGTCCAATCAGCGGGGGGGGAGAGGGAGGGGGGTCTGCGCAGCCCTGCTGTTGTAATTGGGCGGAGATGGTGGGAGCAAAACGCAGCCTTGGCACAGAGTAAACTCACAATCCGTCTTAGTGGCTCCTGATAGAAGACGCACCAGATCGCGCAGATTCAAAAGGAGGAGGtgaaacaatttcagttttacagttttaattcGTATCACTTCAAGGTTATTTAATCTCATGATAAAGGATCGACTGCTTGGAACGGATCAAAGaaagagtattttttttctgtttctctctctcttctcatCACCTGCACAGTGGATTACGCCCTGCGTGGATTCTGGGACTCAAGAAAGTTATCAAACTCTCGGGGATACACAGGGAAGTAAACTTtatgaaaagctgaaatttttttttcttcttttttttcgtCAAAACTGTCTCTGGAGTGTttggtgcttttttttatgGATTAAAGCAAAGTAAGACCAAACCTAAAGGTGAGACACATCTGCAGATTTATGCCTTGGGGGATGGCAGCAGCCACCTCCGGTCCGTATTTGGCCAGCAGCAGGATTTTATCCGGTCCCATCGTGCACTCTGACCGGAGAGGTGCTGGAATGCAGCCGGGCACCACCGCCGTGACCACGGTGTCCGGCGGATACAGAGGGGACCCATCGGTTAAGATGGTGCAGAGTGCAGACTTCATGCATGGAGCCATGGTGGCGAGCAACGGTGGACACATGCTGAGCCATGCCCACCAGTGGGTGACATCGTTGCCTCACGCAGCGGccgcagcagcggcggcggcggcggcggcggccgctgcagcagcagagaccgGCTCCCCGTGGCCCCCCAGCTCCCAGCCGCAGGAGGTGAAGCGGAACAGGGATGACCTGCACTCGGGCTCCGCTCTGCACCACAGGTCCCCGCATCTGGGAGCTCACCAGACGCACGCGGGAAGCTGGGGAGGAAGCTCCGCGGCGCACATCAGCAGCATCAGCGaggggcagcagcagcagcagcaacagcagcaacagtcTCTGGTTTACTCCCAGCCTTCAGGATTTACAGTCAACGGGATGCTGAGCTCACACACCGGGCAGAGCCTCGCTCATTCGGGGCTGCTGCGCGGGGACTCCCCTGAGCTggaccaccaccaccatcaccaccagaGCCACAACCACCACACGCACCATCACCAGCACCACGAAATGGGCCACGAGCCGCAGTCCGACGAGGACACGCCGACGTCGGACGACTTGGAGCATTTCGCCAAACAGTTCAAGCAACGTCGGATCAAGCTGGGCTTCACCCAGGCGGACGTAGGTTTAGCCTTGGGGACGCTGTACGGCAACGTGTTCTCCCAGACCACCATCTGCAGGTTCGAGGCGCTCCAGCTGAGCTTCAAAAACATGTGCAAACTGAAGCCCCTGCTCAACAAATGGCTGGAGGAGGCCGACTCCACGACAGGGAGCCCGACCAGCATCGACAAGATTGCCACGcaggggaggaagaggaagaagcgCACGTCCATCGAGGTGAGCGTAAAAGGCGCGCTGGAGAGCCATTTCCTCAAGTGTCCCAAGCCGTCCGCGCAGGAAATCAACTCCCTGGCGGACACGCTGCAGTTGGAGAAGGAGGTGGTCCGGGTCTGGTTCTGCAACCGCAGGCAGAAGGAGAAGCGCATGACGCCGCCTGGACTGCCGCGCACCCCGGAGGACGCGTATTCTCAGGTGGGGAGCATCGGTCCGGACACGCCGTCTCCTTCCATAGAGTGCAAGAGGATGTACAGCGACACGTGAAAACAGCCAGGACGAACCGCCAAGGCAAGAAACTGAGAGCAAAGAGGag contains the following coding sequences:
- the LOC102227928 gene encoding POU domain, class 3, transcription factor 3-A, with product MPWGMAAATSGPYLASSRILSGPIVHSDRRGAGMQPGTTAVTTVSGGYRGDPSVKMVQSADFMHGAMVASNGGHMLSHAHQWVTSLPHAAAAAAAAAAAAAAAAAETGSPWPPSSQPQEVKRNRDDLHSGSALHHRSPHLGAHQTHAGSWGGSSAAHISSISEGQQQQQQQQQQSLVYSQPSGFTVNGMLSSHTGQSLAHSGLLRGDSPELDHHHHHHQSHNHHTHHHQHHEMGHEPQSDEDTPTSDDLEHFAKQFKQRRIKLGFTQADVGLALGTLYGNVFSQTTICRFEALQLSFKNMCKLKPLLNKWLEEADSTTGSPTSIDKIATQGRKRKKRTSIEVSVKGALESHFLKCPKPSAQEINSLADTLQLEKEVVRVWFCNRRQKEKRMTPPGLPRTPEDAYSQVGSIGPDTPSPSIECKRMYSDT